CTCCAGGTGGGGGGAATCCTCTTTCTGTGCCTGTTCCCCCGCCCGGTGATGGTCCTTGGCAACTGGGCGCTGCGGTTTGCGAACCGCCGGGGCTGGCTCAAGGACGAGAAGTACGAGAAGGCCTATGCATTCGTGAACACGCAGGTCATGGAGTTCTCTCGCGCCTTCAAGTCTTCGGCGAGCAACGTGGCCGAGATGTGCGCAACGATGGTGGTGAGCCTTCTGCAGCTGGGCTGCATGTACGCGCTGCCGTACTTCGTGCTGCGCTCGTTCGGAGAGCCCGCCGACTTCTTGGTATGCCTGGCCTCGGGCTCCATGGTCGAGCTCCTCATCAACGCCGTCCCCCTGCCAGGGGGTACGGGCGGCGCCGAGGTGGGCTTCTCCTATCTCTTCGGGGGCATGTTCGGCGCGTACCTGCCGGCCGGTCTCGTGATCTGGCGCGCGATCGAGTACCTGCTACCGGTTATCATCGCGGTGCCCTGCATGGGCATGCGCTCCGTTGCGGGCGGGGCGTCCCTCAATCGGCGCTGGAATCGTTTCTGGGGCCGCGCGAAGGCGTTCGTGCATGGCGAGAAGCGCGGTCGCGGGTCGACTCGGGGTGGCGGCATCACGGTCAATCCCAAGGCGGTCAGGCGAGCGCCCACAGCTCCCTCGAGCGTCGAGGAGCGCATCGCGGCCGGCAAGAAGGCGGCCGCCGAGCGGGGGAAGGGCTCGAAGAAGTAGGGTCTTCTCGTGCCTCCGTCCTAAAATCAGCGAATTCTCATCGCCTGGAGCCCGCATGGGGACTTGTCAATAGATTCTAGAGGGAAGGCAAAGTATCCCTTTCAAGGACAAACTCTCTACCTGCGACTCTCTTGGCGTTAGAGGTGTCGCTACTCGGGGTTCCATCGAAAATCTATTGACAAGTCCCCCCAGGGCCTCCGAGCGTGGAAAAGAGGCCCTATTTCACCGTGGGGCCGCGCGCCTCACCATAATGGGTACCTAAGGCAGAGGAGGCAATCATGGAATACGAACTGAACCCGGCCGTTCGCAGGCGGATCTTGAAGTTTCAGCAGGACGAGATCACGGGACACGTGCTCTACCGGGCAATCGCGGAGCGCCAGAAGGACGAGAAGAACAAGGCCGCTCTGCTTGAGATCTCCGACGCCGAGCACGACCACTACGAGATATGGAGGGGCTACACCGGCCAGGAGGTAAAGCCCAACCGCTGGCGCGTGTGGTGCGGAAAGGCGTGCGGCCGCCTTCTGGGAGACACCTTCACCATCAAGTTCATGGAGAGCGGCGAGGAGTTCGGCATCCGCGAGCTGGAGGGCATCGAGAAGGAGATTCCCGAGGCGCGCCATATCATCGACCAGGAGGAGGACCATGAGAGCAGCCTCATGGAGATGGTCGACGAGGAGCGGCTGCACTACGTGGGGGCCATCGTCTTGGGTCTCAATGACGCGCTGGTAGAGCTCACGGGCACCATTGCGGGCCTG
This is a stretch of genomic DNA from Thermophilibacter immobilis. It encodes these proteins:
- a CDS encoding VIT1/CCC1 transporter family protein, which encodes MEYELNPAVRRRILKFQQDEITGHVLYRAIAERQKDEKNKAALLEISDAEHDHYEIWRGYTGQEVKPNRWRVWCGKACGRLLGDTFTIKFMESGEEFGIRELEGIEKEIPEARHIIDQEEDHESSLMEMVDEERLHYVGAIVLGLNDALVELTGTIAGLTFALANTRLVALSAIVTGASATLSMAASNYLAERAEGNEHALKSSLYTGMAYLITVALMVLPYLLVPNELYVAAFGIMLAVVVLVIFLFNFYVSVAQGKPLMSRFLQMAAISLGVAGISYVIGILAKALLGIDV
- a CDS encoding lysylphosphatidylglycerol synthase transmembrane domain-containing protein, encoding MASEQNRPQGHKGAKKVPLKVSAVRGVTAEDRAADKKSMGQVRTTIVFLAVVVIAYALYLVFTGQVDEFVSSLSGVDAGWIVAGVVCFLFYYVFGVLAYALSIIGDPDCPVGLRDLMSVEASGVFFMRMTPNSAGAPPAQIYRLTRAGLSVGAASALNFTRTLLYEAGEGIFSAIMLVFCGSYFYETFGDVTLIGILLFGFKVLQVGGILFLCLFPRPVMVLGNWALRFANRRGWLKDEKYEKAYAFVNTQVMEFSRAFKSSASNVAEMCATMVVSLLQLGCMYALPYFVLRSFGEPADFLVCLASGSMVELLINAVPLPGGTGGAEVGFSYLFGGMFGAYLPAGLVIWRAIEYLLPVIIAVPCMGMRSVAGGASLNRRWNRFWGRAKAFVHGEKRGRGSTRGGGITVNPKAVRRAPTAPSSVEERIAAGKKAAAERGKGSKK